The stretch of DNA ACCTAGAACAGGACCAGTAACACAGTAAGTAAGTGCGCAAGATTTGTTAAGTGACAGCATACAACTAACTGCCCTAGCAAAGCTTTTAAAACAGGTTTGGCTGGAGATGCTAAAATGAAGATGGTTACGAGTGATCGGATGTGACATGCTGTGGGCAGAATGACCAAAGCTGTAGGAAGTCAAAGCCCTTGTTCTCCTCTCCTCATCTTCTTTCATACCCAAAGGagtcagtcttttaaatttttgtttcccccataaaattacaaatatatgccacatacaaaattgtaaaataaaaagatagcaaATATGCCCAAATGTTAAGATTCCTGATGCTTCTAATTAACCCAAATTagatcattttgtatttttacaaagGACACTGAATACCatacaatgattaaaaaagaattactggCACATGAAACAATGCACATGAACTTCAGATATTATCGTGAGCTACAGCTGGgcacaaaagaatacatgcagTACTGTTTACTTAGATGAAATTCAAGCACTAACTCTAATGacagaagcaaaagagaaactGGGAAGAACAAAGCACCTGTCGCAGTGCCCCCACTCTACACAGTAAATACCACCAAAGCAGTTCAACATCATCACTTCTGATTTCTCTGGACCCACTTACCTTAACATTGTAGCAGCGAATGGTGTGATCGCTGGAACCAGTGTACAGGGCAGCATTCTTCCCGGAGATCTGAGTGACCAGGAGGCAGTTCACTTTGGAAGTATGGCCCTCAAAGACACCAATGCACTTCCGACTCTAAAGTCAGAACAAACCAGATTAGCACTTGCAGAAATAGAAGGATCACCTAACGCATTTCCTCAACAAAAAGATGCTAAAACAGAACAGTTCATTGTTGTATCCTCAATGCCTAGAAAAGTGCCTGGCGATATGTGGCAAGGTACTTCCAACTATGTTGGCTGAGTCATATCAAAAAATACGTAGGGCAATTCACTACATGGTAGACTAAAATTTTAACTAATGccaaaagaagaattttaacTAATGCCTAGGGCAAAGCTCTCCAACACACAGACCAAAAATCTAGTAAATCCAAACTAACTAAATACTAAGAGAAGTGCCTGCATTTGATCAGTAGCTTGTGAGAAGGCTCCATAATATTCCAAGACATATCAGGTGTCATCACAGGTCCTAGTGGTCCAGGTGTGGTTTCATAAGGGGACATTTTAATAGCTATCTGTGTTAGCTCTGAGATCTAGTTAGAACATGCCGATCCACATACACTTATTTTGCAATTTAGAGTTCAAACCGACCCCCCAAATCTCATACTCACATTTCTGGTACCTTGGCTTCCTTCCTTCAGTCACCCCTTTTGCCCCCACATTATTAGGCTAAAGGGATTTATACACCTAACTGGTTACAGCAAACACATTTTCTTGGTCCATCATCTACTCTTTTGATTTTCAAGGACTTTAGCAATTTGCTTGGACAAGATAATGATGTTTCTAAAGTTTATTGACTGTCATTGTTGATAAATGGAAATAgtttgaggtgtgtgtgtgtgtgtgtgtgtgtgtgtatacacacataccaaATTCAAGTTCATTTTACGAAAATCCAGAGTAATGAGCATCAGATTATACTAAGTGTATATAGTGGAAGACTGTTGCTCTCCTTAATAACTTGCATAATTAACTTTCCAGGAGAATGGCTTCTCTAATACTTCCccaattatttattttgcccCTTCTCTATTATACAATAGCTAGGTGACTGACCTCATCACCAGCTGAGGGTTGAGATCTGACTAGCCCAAGTCTATTGTTGTAATCCCACCTTCCTTTGCCAAGTGATTAATTGTTCAGGGAATAAAGCCCGAGATCCTTATTTGGtggtgggagagaaaagaaacccCAGTGGCTCCTGGCATCTATTTGTGAGCGGAGGAGAATACCTTTAGGAAGAGGTGACACAGAGGGGGCAGAGtggagaaacaaataaaactaagttcccagtgactcagctgagCAGCTGGGTCACCTGTACCTAAAATTAGTCTAAAGCCCACCCCATCTCTagacaacaaagaaaaccccCCTTTATTCTGAGCTGGACTTTCTAAAACCTGCAATtatcaaaaacattcaaattgcTATAACAACTTACCACCAGATTATAAACTCGCACAGTTTTATCTGCGGAACAGGTATACAGTAAATTCCCAAATATTTGAATTGCATTCACTGCAGCTTGGTGCCCCTCAAAACTCCCTTCAGTGGGCTCATTATCATCTCCTGGCTCTGAAGATATTTCTAGAAAACAAGGCTATGTTTCAGAGACATATCTGCTGTGTCTGAAAAGatactcaaaaattaaaactattaaataatatattggtCCCTGGATTCTCCGTAAAGCCTAGTTCCCTTGCAAAATACCACATTTTCAATTAGTATCTTTATTATGAAGATTTCCCAGTAAGAGAAGGCAGGGAATGTCTTTCGCTTAAGAAAATGACATTGAAATAATGAGTTTCTGAGTGGTAACTGGAAGGTATCAAATATCTGGCACATGTTATTTTGTTGAATAAagcattcttcttttaaaaaatattttgtttatttatttttagaaagattcaaagggagggagaaagagcggaaAAGAAGCTATGCTAGAGAAACATTGTGTGGTGGCCACtcgcatgcccctaactggggacctgacccacaggccgggcatgtgccctgactgggatttgaactagtgacctttgggttcactagccggtgctcaattcactcagccacaccagccagagcaataaaGCATTATTCTTAAAGCAGGTCCTTCTCAAAGCAAAAACTCCTGGAGTCAGTGAAACCTTAAAACGAATTCATCAAACAGATACGAGAGCCAGTAAGAGAGAGATGGGAGTAAGAAACTGCAAAGCCAGGATCTGAGGGTCTAGGAACATCGTACCTGCTGGTCAAAGCAATCCTCTTGGCCATAACTCCTGCCCCCTCTTCTATAAGCATATTTAAGTAGATTGAAACCCCAGCCCTCGCATTCATAAGCCTTTTTCTCTGTGGTTAACTTAAATAAAATGGAACCACCAAATACCTGAAGAGCTCTTTGATCCTTTTATGGAGGAGATCACAGTCTGAGTTTCTGCCACACTACAAAACAATAGCAAAAGTCTTCTTAGCATCTGTGTGAACAGGACAGGTAGTAAAACTTAAATTTTCCTGACTCAAAGGATTGCTCTAATCAATGGGCAAAGGAACAATGATCTGAGGTCATTTTTCCATCTGAAATTTCtatatgaaaggaaataaaagtacagTAAACATTCACAACACAAATGAGAAAGCAGAAAATCTCCATTGTCAAGGTTTAAGCCTGCCACGTCTGTAATGCCTGATTTTCTACAAATtcgattcttttaaaaattctgagtcATAACAAAAagctctcttttttaaagaaaagaagaacagtGAAAGCTGTTCTGAGTGGACCAGTGCACCATCCCTACCTTACGGGGATCCCATCTTTGTAACGAGTGCCAATCTCACTGGTAGAGCTCACTTCGTCACAGCCAGAACGAGAAGTTTCTAGTGAGTTTTGCTCTGAGCTGTTCCAAACGTCCTTCTTAGACGGGCTGTCTGGTTTCTCTTCCCCAGATTCGGAAGAATCAATGGCTACCACTTCCAGCTGAGggttaggaacttccaggacttCCAGGGAGGAGTCGCTGTCGGGCTCGTCTCTGACACTCTCCTGCTCTGGGCCAGTTCTGCTGTCCTCCCAGGTGGAGGTGGCCACCTTCCCTCCTTTAGTTGACTTTCCAGTTTTCACTTTCCTCACAGGTTTAGCAGTAAATACATCCTGTTCGGTGTCGCTGTTCTCAGGAACATGGGTGGCCCGCAGAGTTTTCTTCTTcctaagtttcttctttttcttgttaccCCTGGTTTCAGCTGATGTCAGAGTAGACTCTGCCTGTTGTTCAGGCTGCTCAGCCGGAGAGTGGGGCTCCTTCTCCAAAGGGGTTTCTGAAGCGAAGGACAATCTTGGAAAAGAATTGGTGCCGGCTTCAGACCCGCTGTTGCCTTTGGCTGGCTCTTCGCCTTCTTTATTTATGCTAGGAAGGTCAGTTGATTGGGAATAGAGagcattttctctgtttctggtatttcctTGCTCCACAGAAAACTTCAGCTCCTGGCTAGGCTCACGGAAACCTTCTGTCAGCTCTGACGAGGACAATGTTGCGGTGATGCCTGGGGAGACTGGGCGATGGTCACCATTCTCTCCTAAGTAGAGAAGAAGCAAGTTATTGCACCTTTTTTGTCTGCTACTTAGTCATAAACTGCAATTATTTGTCGCTGATTGAATCTCTAACAAATAATGACATTTCAATGTTGATACTTCCCCAATTATTTCAGTAAGTTAAATAAACCATGGCTTTTAAAGCTGTTACTTTACTTCTCAACTTCTCATAACCTACATAAATTTCTATTACAGCACTTAGTGTACTTTGCCTTGCACTAATCTCACAAATAACATACATGTCTTATACCCTACAAGAGCTCCTTATGGGTGGGAATTGCTTTTATCaactttttgtctttcttccttatttGAAACGTCCACATACTGAACACTGTGTTTTGTCCTTAGCGGACACTCAGGCATCTACTTGGCTGCAGTGCATTCACCTTTATCTCTTCTAAATTTTCACTATGTATTTCACCTGTTCACACCATCCAGTTTAGCTACACACTAGTAGTTAAAAAGCCAGTGacttaaaaatgtctattttctttgacCGAATTATTTCATGCCTACAAATTTAAATTGATGAAATTATCAGACATACTTAAAGACACATACAACATGTTATATAGaatactaaaaaaagagaaaaaacctaaACATTCCaaggaaattatataaattattgcacATCCTGACTATCGTGCAACTTCTCAAATATTATGCAactggtaaaataaaatgttttagatgattatttttatgatataGAGAATAAATGACATATTAAGGGAGAAAAGCCAAGTTATAACAGTCTATGATTTGTCCTTTGTATAAAGTTTACATGTAggatttaagaaaagaataaagtctaCATGTAGGATTTAAGAAAAGACTGAAATAATATATATCTAGATTTCTAGTTTCTCAATTCTTTACAATGAACATTGAACATGAATTAGTTTTGTAATCAGAAAaagctatttttgaaaaaaattattaaaaagtctcTGTATGGCTTCattactagtttttaaaaataatattatccaTGTAAAAGTAACAAATTCAATATAAAAGACAGCATACCTTTGATAAAAGATATCTAGATTAGTGCTGTAACAGGTAGCCAAATCTTCAAACTTTATTTTGGCTCAAGAAATCACACAATGCCAGTCTGATTactttttacttaattattattACAGCACCATTGGGATTACGCAAACTTCAGATCAGATTTTAAATTGTTCAGAAGTTATTCTCAAATGGTAACCAGGTGTTACCTCATGAAAAGACTAAACACCTGACCTGCCTCTTGAAACCACCCAAGTTCCTATTAGATGATTCCAAGCCTCAGAGCCCTCTCTGCCTTCATCACGGGCACCTGCCTCTCAGGCTTCTAGTAACCCTGGCTGCTCTTCAGACCAAGGGCCCCCAGCCTCTGGACTACAGACCGGTACCCATCCCGGCCTGTTTGAAACCGGGCTGCACAGCAGAAGGTGAGCTTGAATATGATGCAcgtgaatcatcctgaaacccaCCCGCCCCAGGTCTGTGGAAAAAGTGTCTCCCACAAAACCAGTCCCcagtgccaaaaaggttggggaccgctgcctTAGATGATAAAGATAGTTAAGTGCTAAGAAATTCAGAGGATGTATCTTATTTAGAAAATTTACTGAACAACATCAACCTCATGAATCTCCCAAAACTAAATAATTCTGCACCAATCCTCATAAATAGAACTTTTTAGGTACTAACTCAAAGTCAAATTAATAATtctatattagaaaaaattaaggaaaagctACTGATATTTAAATAATCCTCCTAAGTGGAGAAAACCTCAAGAAAAATTAATTGTAGTAACGTCAGTTTAATGGGCAAGTATAACTCTACATCACTGATATAAAATTGCCCTAGACCCACTACAGGGTTGCCCTTAAGAGGAAAGTTTGCATACTGTTACCTTGCAGTAATTCCTTGGACATACTGCAAGGAGAGATTTGTGACATAGCATTCAAATACTCGTCTTGTTCGGAAGACATGGGTTCTTGTTTTATCTGAACTGACGAGTCTGGAGCAGGAACGCTGCCATGAGCTTGGAAAGTAGGAGATGTGGTCACTTGGAAAGGGACTCCTGTGGATGACGGAGACACATGGGAAGACGGAGACTCCAGAAGAAGTGGGAAAAAGGGGGCAGGCAGCAGCGTGGCATCAGCAGATGTTTGAGATCTACTGCTCCTTTGTTCTCGTGGAAGGCTGCAGGGGCCCTGGTACGTGCGGTCAGACGGTTCGTATGTTTCTAGGATGGAAAATACACACGTACATAAATTCAAACATGTTCTCTGAAAAGTCATTGTTTCTTAgataatgtgtatttttaaaaattataagagaATTCAAAGTCCCTCATAATTCTTCAAAATCGATTGTCGTATATCTATACAACTACCAAGGATATAGACAAAACAGgcattatttttcagattttaagtGACTTATCCAATGCCATATAGATACTAATGGAAGAgacaagatttgaacccaggactttTAATTCCTAACCCAAGGCTCCTTCTGTAACATACTGTCTCCACTGCTAAGCATTCTGGGGATATAGAGTCTAACAGGCCTTTCTACAGAAGAAGGAAACCAAAGAGACATGAGATAAATATATGGCTTTTTAATAATGACTTTAATTCCCATCTACAGAGGTAAAGGAAGCAACAAGCTATGGAAGGCCCAACCCCTCACATTCTCTCCAAATACCTTGTAATCCCTGTAGAATTTGTATTCTATGGGTCCTCAGTGCACTCATCTCCACagttatctaaaaataaagtaatgtgTTAAGAATTTTCAAATCCAACTTCAGAGATGATCTGTTTCCATTAAGTGTTCCGCCAGCTGTTACCTGCTGTTTGAGCATCAGCAGCCTCTGAACTTCAACATAAGCCGTCTGGAGGGCTGCACGGGCTTGCAGAAGGTTATTGTCCATGCACTGCAGCGATTTGCTTAGTTCTTCCTCCCTTAAAGAGATATTCAGCAGCTGGTCAACCTGAGAACGCTCTGCCAAAAGAAACCATAAGCCTCAGTTTAATACTGGAGACTCCTCTTTAATAATCCAGCTCCACAGGAGATAGAACTACATCAGTTACCAAGGACAAGCCTTTATTTTCTCCCCAATAGGTACGAGAGACTCATTAGATCCCACAAACCATATGTTAAGCCTGAGGCTGTCAATAGCCAGGAACCCAAAGTTGAGAACTGGTAAGACTGGAGGTGCTGCAAAGGCTCAAGAGTTCCGCCACGTGGCGCCGTCTCA from Phyllostomus discolor isolate MPI-MPIP mPhyDis1 chromosome 1, mPhyDis1.pri.v3, whole genome shotgun sequence encodes:
- the ZNF106 gene encoding zinc finger protein 106 isoform X8, which codes for MVRERKCILCHIVYSSKKEMDEHMRSMLHHRELENLKGRFGIEMVPLVQNEQEVLDLDGEPDLANLGFQWEDVSISASPGLARKRSLSESSVIMDRAPSVYSFFSEEGTGKEDEPQQMFSPSSSLRTTQRQKTTMGLKQEVIPLAASLRTGERAANVATRRRHSAQLPSDCAMSLMHLAKDLKGQESSAPPSESHNAQESNGEGNSVSSNASSALAVSSLADVGTDSSCTSGAEQNDGQSIRKKRRATGDGSSPEVPSLERKNKRRKIKGKKERSQVDQLLNISLREEELSKSLQCMDNNLLQARAALQTAYVEVQRLLMLKQQITVEMSALRTHRIQILQGLQETYEPSDRTYQGPCSLPREQRSSRSQTSADATLLPAPFFPLLLESPSSHVSPSSTGVPFQVTTSPTFQAHGSVPAPDSSVQIKQEPMSSEQDEYLNAMSQISPCSMSKELLQGNRENGDHRPVSPGITATLSSSELTEGFREPSQELKFSVEQGNTRNRENALYSQSTDLPSINKEGEEPAKGNSGSEAGTNSFPRLSFASETPLEKEPHSPAEQPEQQAESTLTSAETRGNKKKKKLRKKKTLRATHVPENSDTEQDVFTAKPVRKVKTGKSTKGGKVATSTWEDSRTGPEQESVRDEPDSDSSLEVLEVPNPQLEVVAIDSSESGEEKPDSPSKKDVWNSSEQNSLETSRSGCDEVSSTSEIGTRYKDGIPVSVAETQTVISSIKGSKSSSEISSEPGDDNEPTEGSFEGHQAAVNAIQIFGNLLYTCSADKTVRVYNLVSRKCIGVFEGHTSKVNCLLVTQISGKNAALYTGSSDHTIRCYNVKTRECVEQLQLEDRVLCLHSRWRVLYAGLANGTVVTFNIKNNRRLEIFECHCPRAVSCLATAQEGARKLLVVGSYDCTISVRDARNGLLLRSLEGHSKTILCMKVVNDLVFSGSSDQSVHAHNIHTGELVRIYKGHSHAVTVVTILGKVMVTACLDKFVRVYELQSHDRLQVYGGHKDMIVCMTIHKSMIYTGCYDGSIQAVRLNLMQNYRCWWHGCSLIFGVVDHLKQHLLTDHTNPNFQTLKCRWKNCDAFFTARKGSKQDAAGHIERHAEDDSKVDS